The following are encoded in a window of Castanea sativa cultivar Marrone di Chiusa Pesio chromosome 9, ASM4071231v1 genomic DNA:
- the LOC142609516 gene encoding proteinaceous RNase P 1, chloroplastic/mitochondrial, protein MLSRRSLVMLPSLSLTTTRPSPLFFFSFTKFPSTNSHTLRRPLLHPTTTQFTRPSPLFFFSSLSAASPIHDSSSSTRLSKKASRKARRESPEGLLKLKLDMCSKHGDVVEALRLYDEALRDGLNLVLLHYNVLLYLCSLDGNRGSHVLNRGFEIFQAMVVNKVVPNEATFTSLARIAAAKEDPDMAFDLIKKMKGFGIVPKLRSYGPALFGFCEKGMAGKAYEVDSDMVEAGVVAEEAELSAILKVSGACNNAHKVYETMHRLRAAVRQVSETTAGVIEDWFKCEEAKKVGLDNWDASKVREGVVRGGGGWHGQGWLGSGEWRVVSTQMDGAGVCQSCGEKLVCIDIDPKETENFASSLTNVACQKEVKADFVRFQEWLQRHGPFDAVVDGANVGLINQHSFKFSQLNMVVKQLRQMSPSKRLPLVILHKNRVTGGPAQHPNNKKLLEHWKNSGALYATPPGSNDDWYWLYAAVSCKCLLVTNDEMRDHLFQLLGTSFFPRWKEKHQIRLSFAQREPTLHMPPPYSIVIQESEKGSWHVPTITGDDLETPRQWLCATRPRDTSL, encoded by the exons ATGCTATCCAGACGCTCTCTTGTAATGTTACCCTCACTGTCACTCACCACCACTAGGCCctctcctctcttcttcttctccttcaccAAATTCCCATCCACCAATTCCCACACTCTCCGCCGCCCACTTCTCCACCCCACCACCACCCAATTCACCAGACCctctcctcttttcttcttctcctctctctccgCCGCCTCACCAATCCATGACTCTTCCTCCTCCACAAGGCTCTCCAAAAAAGCCAGTAGAAAAGCTCGCCGAGAATCCCCGGAGGGACTTCTCAAGCTCAAACTCGACATGTGTTCCAAACACGGCGACGTAGTCGAGGCACTTCGCCTTTACGACGAGGCCCTTCGAGATGGACTCAATCTTGTATTACTCCATTACAATGTGTTGCTCTATCTCTGCTCTTTAGACGGAAACAGAGGATCCCATGTTTTGAACAGAGGTTTCGAGATTTTTCAAGCCATGGTTGTAAACAAGGTTGTGCCGAATGAGGCCACGTTTACTAGCTTGGCGAGGATAGCTGCGGCCAAGGAAGACCCGGATATGGCTTTTGATTTGATCAAGAAGATGAAAGGGTTTGGAATTGTGCCGAAGTTGAGGTCGTATGGGCCGGCATTGTTCGGGTTTTGCGAGAAAGGGATGGCAGGTAAGGCTTATGAAGTTGATTCTGATATGGTTGAGGCCGGTGTGGTGGCTGAGGAGGCTGAGCTTTCTGCGATTTTGAAAGTTAGTGGTGCTTGTAACAATGCACATAAAGTGTATGAAACAATGCACAGGTTAAGAGCTGCGGTGAGACAAGTGTCGGAGACGACTGCTGGGGTTATTGAGGATTGGTTTAAATGTGAAGAGGCGAAAAAAGTAGGATTAGATAATTGGGATGCAAGTAAAGTGAGGGAAGGGGTTGTGAGAGGTGGTGGAGGATGGCATGGTCAAGGGTGGTTGGGGAGTGGGGAGTGGAGAGTGGTGAGTACTCAAATGGATGGTGCCGGGGTTTGTCAATCGTGTGGCGAGAAGCTTGTTTGTATTGATATTGATCCAAAGGAGACGGAAAATTTTGCTTCCTCATTGACCAATGTGGCTTGCCAAAAGGAGGTTAAGGCCGATTTTGTTCGCTTCCAG GAGTGGCTCCAACGGCATGGTCCATTTGATGCGGTTGTAGATGGTGCCAATGTGGGTCTTATCAATCAGCATAGTTTCAAGTTTTCCCAG CTTAATATGGTTGTAAAACAACTACGTCAAATGAGTCCTTCCAAGCGTTTGCCTCTGgttattttacataaaaatcgTGTGACTGGTGGTCCTGCTCAACATCCTAATAACAAGAAGTTGTTAGAGCATTGGAAAAACTCTGGTGCACTTTATGCTACTCCTCCTGGTTCAAACGATGATTG GTACTGGTTATATGCTGCTGTTAGTTGTAAGTGTTTACTGGTGACAAATGATGAGATGAGGGATCACCTGTTCCAACTGCTAGGGACAAGCTTTTTTCCAAGATGGAAGGAAAAACATCAG ATTCGACTGTCATTTGCACAACGCGAGCCTACTCTCCACATGCCTCCACCTTATTCAATTGTTATTCAG GAGTCAGAAAAGGGTAGTTGGCATGTTCCTACGATCACAGGTGACGATCTTGAGACCCCAAGGCAGTGGTTGTGTGCCACTAGACCCAGGGATACATCATTGTAA
- the LOC142610824 gene encoding uncharacterized protein LOC142610824, whose translation MDNAHDQPLPPGVQSLPNYSTNPAPYPPPQHFDYAARPQYHSSNTGNYVFPLPYSNSTFTPTTQSSYPHNGPSNGYAPQWSGHIPNNFHNGYASQLGSVQHGAYLIEQQPQNQTAVGEMPLHKDNQRPQDMGQFDGNDQKNSDSVYRESNFNFSHEEYKSAVDVPHASTSNSGLHVKNDIEVETAAQDAVLREQEIVTQNVIQSQREARGAGGPPKDNTDIFSERHDPNALKEHLLKMTSEHRAEMASKRGKATHPEEGNIEIGNGYGVPGGGAYYGAQKPNIDTPRKSKELPDYLKQKLKARGILKDDTEKGSPKLETGSTQLVDDGKLPPGWVEAKDPASGALYYYNEKTQKSQWERPVGASAVTQHPSPSSLPESWVESLDETTGHKYYYNTKTHVSQWEHPDSSQQVTSKDYDSMLPRSGADVNQDNRSSELEKCMECGGWGVGLVQMWGYCNHCTRVLNLPQCQYLSTRSSDQQQTNNSEKPRSNWKPPMGKGSKKSGRKRAYAEDDELDPMDPSSYSDAPRGGWVVGLKGVQPRAADTTATGPLFQQRPYPSPGAVLRKNAEIASQTKKSSPHFAPISKKGDGSDGLGDAD comes from the exons ATGGATAATGCCCATGATCAGCCACTCCCTCCAGGTGTTCAATCTTTGCCAAACTATTCAACTAACCCGGCTCCTTACCCGCCCCCTCAACATTTTGATTACGCCGCAAGACCTCAGTATCACTCTAGCAACACTGGAAATTATGTATTTCCGCTTCCTTATTCTAATTCAACCTTTACTCCTACTACTCAAAGCTCATATCCGCATAATGGTCCATCAAATGGTTATGCTCCTCAATGGTCAGGTCACATCCCAAACAACTTTCATAATGGCTATGCTTCTCAATTGGGTTCAGTACAACATGGTGCCTACCTCATTGAGCAGCAACCGCAAAACCAAACTGCAGTTGGGGAAATGCCTCTGCACAAGGACAATCAGAGACCTCAAGATATGGGGCAATTTGATGGAAATGATCAGAAGAACTCTGACTCAGTTTATCGAgaatctaattttaatttttcgcACGAAGAGTACAAAAGTGCAGTAGATGTTCCTCATGCATCTACTAGCAACTCGGGACTTCATGTTAAAAATGACATTGAGGTTGAAACTGCCGCTCAGGATGCTGTGTTGCGTGAACAG GAAATTGTCACCCAAAATGTCATACAAAGTCAAAG AGAGGCAAGAGGTGCTGGTGGACCTCCTAAGGATAATACGGACATTTTCTCTGAACGTCATGATCCCAATGCTCTGAAG GAACATCTACTGAAGATGACTTCAGAACATCGTGCTGAAATGGCTTCAAAGCGGGGGAAGGCAACCCATCCCGAAGAAG GTAACATAGAAATTGGAAATGGGTATGGGGTACCAGGTGGAGGTGCTTATTATGGTGCTCAAAAGCCTAATATTGATACCCCCAGAAAGTCAAAAGAATTGCCTGATTACCTTAAGCAGAAGTTGAAAGCAAGAGGTATTCTTAAAGATGATACAGAAAAAGGCTCTCCT AAGTTGGAGACTGGTTCAACTCAACTAGTGGATGATGGAAAGCTGCCTCCTGGATGG GTGGAGGCAAAAGACCCTGCTAGTGGTGCTTTATATTATTACAATGAAAAGACTCAAAAGAGTCAGTGGGAAAGACCTGTTGGAGCATCTGCTGTCACACAGCATCCATCACCTTCATCTCTTCCAGAGAGTTGGGTGGAGTCTTTGGATGAAACAACAG GccataaatattattacaataCGAAGACCCATGTGTCGCAATGGGAGCACCCTGATTCCTCACAGCAGGTTACTTCAAAAGATTATGACAGCATGCTCCCCCGGAGTGGTGCTGATGTGAATCAGGACAATCGATCATCTGAGCTAGAGAAGTGCATGGAATGTGGTGGCTGGGGAGTAGGCCTTGTACAGATGTGGGGTTACTGCAATCATTGCACACG AGTTCTCAATCTTCCACAATGCCAGTACTTGTCAACCAGATCAAGTGACCAGCAGCAGACCAACAATTCTGAAAAACCAAG GTCCAATTGGAAGCCTCCTATGGGAAAAGGAAGTAAAAAAAGTGGTAGGAAACGTGCTTATGCTGAGGATGATGAATTGGACCCCATGGACCCAAGCTCTTATTCAGATGCTCCTCGTGGTGGCTG GGTTGTAGGCCTAAAAGGAGTGCAGCCACGAGCAGCTGATACAACTGCCACG GGTCCTCTCTTTCAACAGCGTCCATACCCATCTCCAGGAGCTGTCTTACGGAAAAATGCTGAAATTGCTTCACAAACGAAGAAATCCAGCCCTCATTTTGCACCTATATCCAAGAAAGGTGATGGGAGTGATGGACTTGGTGATGCTGATTGA